ACTCAACGAGCCATGAGAGAGGATACGACACAGGAAATTCGGTATGGCCAGTGCCACAAGCTGCTGGCCCGGGGCTGGGCGCGCGACGCCCATATCATTCACAAGTGCCCCCGCTGCGGGGCCTACAACACCCTGCGGGCCACGCGCCCCAGCTCCGCGCCGCATGACGGCCTTTCGGAGCCGAAAAATGGCAGGCAAGACTGATGCCCCGAAAATGTTAGGGGCCAATGGTTTCAAGTACCGCGAGCAGTTCGGCGTCATCGTCATCTGTAAAGACGAGGCCGAGCATAAAATCGTCTATGAGCGGCTCAAGGCCCAGGGCTACAAGTGCAAGGTGGTGCGCGTATGATCATCCGCATCCACCATCCGGCCCCGGCGTATGACAGCTACCGCGCCGCGTGCGTCCAGAGCCTGTTTAATGCCGACGGCATCGGCTTTGACCTCGAGGCAGACCTTCCCATTGATACGCCAGAGGCCGCCCCGTGGCAGATCGGCCTAGTGGTCGGCCCTTCCGGCTCCGGCAAGTCCAGCATCGGCGCGCGCATATGGGGCAAGGACGCCCTGCGCGGGGCCGAGCGCTGGCCGTCCGACGTGCCCATCATCGACGCCATTGCGCCGGAAAGCGCCGGTGGAAGCTGGCAGCAGGCCACGGCCGCGCTTTCGGCCGTAGGGCTTGGAGACGTGCCCGCATGGCTTAGGCCGTTTCGCGTCCTGTCCACCGGGCAGAAGTTCCGGGCATCGCTCGCGCGCCTGATTTGTGAGGCTCCGGCCCGGGCCGTGGTCGATGAATTTACCAGCGTTGTGGACCGCCAGACCGCCAAAATAGGCGCGAGCGCCTTTGCCAAGGCATGGCGAGCCACCGGCGCCCAGGTGGTGCTTCTCTCATGCCATTATGATATTGTGGACTGGCTTTGCCCCGACTGGATATTTGATACCGCCGGGGCGGGCTTCCGCTGGACGCGGGGGCGCCTTCGACGCCCAGCCGTCGAGCTCGAAATATGCCAGACAGGCTGGAACTTCTGGCCCCTGTTTGAGCCGCATCACTATCTAAGGCCACCGCACATGGTCGCGGCGACCTGTTATGTGGCCTTTACCGGGGGCGTCCCTGTGGCGCATCTTGCCGTAAGCACCCGCCAGGGCGGCATCGAGGCCCGTGCCGCGCGGCTCGTCGTGCTCCCGGACTGGCAGGGCATAGGCATCGGGACGGCGTTTCTCAACGAGGTGTGCCGCATGTGGCGCACGGGAGAAAACCGCTTTGGCAAGCCCATGCCCACGCTTTTCAACACCTCACACCCCGGGCTGTGCCGCGCCTTGCGCCGCTCGCCGCTCTGGACACAAGTGTCGGCACTCCTGCACGGGAGCAACAAAGCCCGCAGCGCACGGTCCATAACCAACTCACGGACGCGCTCGGGCAGCATTGCAACGCTCGGCAAGGGCTGGGGCTATGGCGGTCACTTCCGCGCCATTCAGGGCTTCCGCTACTTAGGAGAAAAGCAGGAGGTCTAAAAAACAAAAAACCGCCGGGCCAATTTTTCCCCCGGCGGTTTTTTGCGGCTGGATTTGTGCCATTTTATCCGCAAAACGGTGCCAACTTGCGCGCCCGCTTATTGCTTGGCCGCTCCAGCGGAATGGGGCGTGGTTAGAAATAGGTTAGAAAAATGAAAAGGCACTTATGGTTAGAAAACCGTAAGTGCCTGATTTTATTGGTTGCGGGGGCAGGATTTGAACCTACGACCTTCGGGTTATGAGCCCGACGAGCTACCGAACTGCTCCACCCCGCGGCATGTGCTCGTAGATATATACGCTGGCATGAGGGGAGTCAAGGGGAAATTTGCTGAAGGGGAGAGGTGCTCAGGGGCTGACTTGGTAGCGGTTGTGACTCCCTGCATGGGTTAGGCCTGTTGCGGAGTTATGGCAGGGAGTTAATGAGAGGTAATACTTGGGCATGCAGGTGGACACCGTGGAAAATAAAGCGTCCGCAAACAACGTTCCGTGACAGGGTGCTGTCCGCGTATCGTTTAAATTCAGCGGCGGCGCCAAAGGCTGCAACATTCAAGATGGGGGGTGTGCGGGAAAAGGTCAACCGCCGCCAGGCGTTGGAGGGTGTAGGCCGTGGAGAGCTTCGCGGCATCGCGCGCGAGCGTGGCCGGATTGCAGGAGACATACAGGATGTGCTCCGGCGCAAGGTGCAGCAGGGCGCCAAGCGCTGCCGGCGCAAGGCCGCCGCGGGGCGGATCGAGCAGGGCCGTCCCCCAAGTCGGGAGGGTGTGCCCTTTGCCGAGGCCCGGCAGTGGCGCTCCGGCTGCAAGGCGCTTGAGGAGGGCCCCGGCATCGCCAGTGAGATAGCGGCAGCCGCCCAGCCCCGCATCCGCCGCATTGCGTGCGGCAAGGGCGACGGCCCGGCGGTCGCTCTCCATGCCTACTACCGCCCCATAGTCACGGGCGAGGAGTTGCCCGGGCGCGCCCACGCCGCAATACACATCAAGCAGGCCTCGTCCGCCGCCCGGGGGGGCCATGCCCATCACTGTGCGGGCAAGCAGTTCGGCCGCGCCGGTGTTGACCTGAAAGAAGGTGGCCGCATCCAGCGCGAAGGAGCGGCCCGCAAGCGGTAGGTGCAGGAGTGCGGCTTCCGGGTTTTCCGCACCCTCGGCGTCGAGGCAGAGGATGCGGCGCTCCCCGCTCGCCAGCGCGTCATCCCGGCCGCGTTCCTCATGGATGAAGCCGCCCATGCGGCTCGCGCCGCCCAAGGAGAGCAGGCGCTCCCCCATGGCGCGGACGGCGGCGCGTTCGGTCCGGTTCCCGGGGCTCGTCAGGCAAAGCGCCCACCAGCGCGCCTCCGTTTCGCCGGGCAGCCAGCCTTGGCGCAATGCAAGAAAGCGCCAAAAGCCCCGCTCGCCGGTCTTGCCACTCCCGCGCCGTTCCGAAGCGCGCCACGCCGGGAGCC
This window of the Desulfovibrio sp. ZJ209 genome carries:
- a CDS encoding Com family DNA-binding transcriptional regulator, whose translation is MREDTTQEIRYGQCHKLLARGWARDAHIIHKCPRCGAYNTLRATRPSSAPHDGLSEPKNGRQD
- a CDS encoding GNAT family N-acetyltransferase, which gives rise to MIIRIHHPAPAYDSYRAACVQSLFNADGIGFDLEADLPIDTPEAAPWQIGLVVGPSGSGKSSIGARIWGKDALRGAERWPSDVPIIDAIAPESAGGSWQQATAALSAVGLGDVPAWLRPFRVLSTGQKFRASLARLICEAPARAVVDEFTSVVDRQTAKIGASAFAKAWRATGAQVVLLSCHYDIVDWLCPDWIFDTAGAGFRWTRGRLRRPAVELEICQTGWNFWPLFEPHHYLRPPHMVAATCYVAFTGGVPVAHLAVSTRQGGIEARAARLVVLPDWQGIGIGTAFLNEVCRMWRTGENRFGKPMPTLFNTSHPGLCRALRRSPLWTQVSALLHGSNKARSARSITNSRTRSGSIATLGKGWGYGGHFRAIQGFRYLGEKQEV
- a CDS encoding TRAM domain-containing protein, producing MHDCLDLVLDGLAHDGRGVGHLKDPARPGERGLTVFVAGGLPGQTVRCRVKARKARFLEAELVEVLRPAADAVPPLCPHAGAGPGAPGCGGCPLQAMPYASQLEWKTRLARDALARIGGLDADALDAAWETPLPSPSLAGFRNRMTFAFGAGPDGLVLGQRSRGGADVVPTPDCALPPSGGRELLAVAQEAAAQSGLPAWRASERRGSGKTGERGFWRFLALRQGWLPGETEARWWALCLTSPGNRTERAAVRAMGERLLSLGGASRMGGFIHEERGRDDALASGERRILCLDAEGAENPEAALLHLPLAGRSFALDAATFFQVNTGAAELLARTVMGMAPPGGGRGLLDVYCGVGAPGQLLARDYGAVVGMESDRRAVALAARNAADAGLGGCRYLTGDAGALLKRLAAGAPLPGLGKGHTLPTWGTALLDPPRGGLAPAALGALLHLAPEHILYVSCNPATLARDAAKLSTAYTLQRLAAVDLFPHTPHLECCSLWRRR